The following proteins are co-located in the Bosea sp. AS-1 genome:
- the pyrC gene encoding dihydroorotase: MAETQDIAIINARLVDPATGREGAGAVLLRDGVIAGVEWGAAPATGEGVHRIDAKGRVLAPGLIDLRAFLGEPGAEFRETLGTGSHAAAAGGVTTIVCRPDTDPPIDDPAIIDFLKRRARDKAIVNVLPSAALTKGLEGREITEFGLLLEAGAVAFGDGARALRNPQVMRRAMIYAGNFDALIMNHVEDPELRGSGVMNEGEFASRKGLPGIPPEAETVMLERDLRLARATGARYHAAMISCAESVELIRRAKQDGVRVSCGVSINNLTLNENDVGDYRTFCKVSPPLRTEDERLAIVAGLAEGMIDVIVSDHDPQDVETKRQPFAEAADGALGIETMLPAALRLVQSGQIELPQLLAALSSKPAGLLGLGSGRLAPGAPADLILLDPDAPFVVDKRKLKSRAKNSPFDEARLQGIVQTTFVGGRVVYEAELG; this comes from the coding sequence ATGGCTGAAACGCAGGATATCGCGATCATCAACGCCCGCCTGGTCGACCCCGCGACGGGGCGCGAGGGTGCGGGCGCGGTCCTGCTGCGCGATGGTGTCATCGCCGGCGTGGAATGGGGCGCAGCGCCCGCGACGGGCGAGGGTGTCCATCGCATCGACGCCAAGGGGCGGGTGCTCGCGCCGGGCCTGATCGATCTGCGCGCCTTCCTCGGCGAGCCCGGGGCGGAATTCCGCGAGACGCTCGGCACCGGCTCGCATGCCGCCGCGGCCGGCGGTGTCACCACCATCGTCTGCCGGCCCGATACCGACCCGCCAATCGACGACCCGGCCATCATCGACTTCCTCAAGCGCCGCGCCCGCGACAAGGCGATCGTCAACGTGCTGCCTTCGGCGGCCCTGACCAAGGGACTGGAAGGCAGGGAGATCACCGAATTCGGCCTGCTGCTCGAGGCTGGCGCGGTCGCCTTCGGCGATGGGGCGCGGGCATTGCGCAACCCGCAGGTGATGCGCCGTGCCATGATCTATGCCGGCAATTTCGACGCCCTCATCATGAACCATGTCGAGGACCCCGAGCTGCGCGGCTCGGGTGTGATGAACGAGGGCGAGTTCGCCAGCCGTAAGGGCCTGCCGGGTATCCCGCCCGAGGCCGAGACGGTGATGCTGGAGCGCGACCTGCGCCTCGCCCGCGCCACCGGTGCGCGCTACCACGCCGCGATGATCTCCTGCGCCGAATCGGTCGAGCTCATCCGCCGGGCCAAGCAGGACGGCGTCCGTGTCAGTTGCGGCGTCTCGATCAACAACCTGACCCTCAACGAGAACGACGTCGGCGATTACCGTACCTTCTGCAAGGTCTCGCCGCCGCTGCGCACCGAGGATGAGCGCCTTGCGATCGTCGCGGGCCTGGCCGAAGGCATGATCGATGTCATCGTTTCCGACCATGACCCGCAGGACGTCGAGACCAAGCGCCAGCCCTTCGCCGAGGCCGCCGACGGCGCGCTCGGCATCGAGACGATGCTGCCGGCGGCGCTGCGGCTGGTGCAGTCCGGTCAGATCGAGCTGCCGCAATTGCTGGCGGCGCTGTCGAGCAAGCCGGCGGGCTTGCTCGGACTCGGCAGCGGCCGGCTCGCGCCGGGCGCCCCGGCCGACCTGATCCTGCTCGATCCCGACGCGCCCTTCGTCGTCGACAAGCGCAAGCTGAAATCCCGCGCCAAGAACTCGCCCTTCGACGAGGCTCGCCTGCAGGGCATCGTCCAGACGACCTTCGTCGGTGGGCGGGTGGTCTATGAAGCCGAACTTGGCTAG
- a CDS encoding MarR family transcriptional regulator — MAQGSHAFLRAERGRYAGAAVQNRCICNYCLCIEEGAMASDSAKDMIGRTIARAGRLWRRAVDVRLQAYGLTEATWLPLLHLSRAAEPMRQKDLAASLNLDSSTVARLLDSLQAAALIERREDEADRRAKTIHLTAEAETLVAQVEAISREVRLAAIHDIPDEDIERTAAVLERICAVLATLPEREVT; from the coding sequence ATGGCGCAAGGAAGCCATGCCTTCCTGCGAGCGGAGCGGGGCCGTTATGCCGGCGCTGCGGTTCAAAATAGATGTATATGCAATTATTGTCTTTGCATCGAAGAGGGTGCCATGGCTTCCGATAGCGCAAAGGACATGATCGGCCGCACGATCGCGCGCGCCGGCCGTTTATGGAGGAGGGCGGTCGATGTCAGGTTGCAGGCCTATGGCCTGACCGAGGCGACCTGGCTGCCGCTGCTGCATCTGTCGCGCGCGGCCGAGCCGATGCGCCAGAAGGACCTCGCGGCCTCCCTCAACCTCGACAGTTCCACCGTTGCCCGCCTGCTCGACAGCCTGCAGGCCGCCGCACTGATCGAGCGCCGCGAGGACGAGGCGGACCGTCGGGCCAAGACGATCCATTTGACCGCGGAGGCGGAAACGCTCGTCGCGCAGGTCGAGGCGATCTCGCGCGAGGTCCGGCTTGCCGCGATCCATGACATTCCCGATGAGGATATCGAGCGCACGGCAGCGGTCCTGGAGCGGATCTGCGCGGTGCTCGCCACTCTCCCCGAAAGAGAAGTTACATGA
- the plsY gene encoding glycerol-3-phosphate 1-O-acyltransferase PlsY, with product MSEIMNWSLSGSATLIALVVGYLFGSIPFGIILTKLAGGPDLRSIGSGNIGATNVLRTGNKKLAAATLVGDMLKGTVAVLVAWHWLGGPQAALVAAVGAFLGHLFPVWIGFKGGKGVATYLGVLIGLNGWIALAFAAIWLAVAYLSRYSSLSALTASVLTPLLLWFVAGMHQAALVMAILTLLLWIMHRTNISRLLAGNEGRIGQKG from the coding sequence ATGAGCGAGATTATGAACTGGAGCCTATCCGGCTCCGCGACGCTGATCGCCCTCGTCGTCGGCTATCTCTTCGGCTCCATCCCCTTCGGCATCATCCTGACGAAGCTCGCCGGCGGCCCGGACCTGCGTAGCATCGGCTCCGGCAATATCGGCGCGACCAACGTCCTGCGCACCGGCAACAAGAAGCTCGCCGCCGCCACGCTCGTCGGCGACATGCTGAAGGGTACGGTAGCCGTGTTGGTCGCCTGGCACTGGCTCGGCGGGCCGCAGGCGGCGCTCGTCGCAGCGGTTGGCGCCTTTCTCGGCCATCTCTTTCCGGTCTGGATCGGTTTCAAGGGGGGCAAGGGCGTCGCGACCTATCTCGGCGTGCTGATCGGCCTCAATGGCTGGATTGCGCTTGCCTTTGCCGCGATCTGGCTCGCGGTGGCGTATCTCTCGCGCTATTCCTCGCTCTCGGCTCTGACGGCCAGCGTGTTGACGCCGCTCCTGCTCTGGTTCGTCGCCGGGATGCATCAGGCCGCGCTCGTCATGGCCATCCTCACGCTGCTGCTCTGGATCATGCATCGGACGAATATTTCCCGCCTGCTGGCGGGGAATGAAGGCCGGATCGGCCAGAAGGGCTGA
- a CDS encoding serine hydrolase, which produces MSGSSQAQVRAHSPAPHGGAWQTIEATEAGFDVARLGEAVAFAQANESPWPRSLYYPDGSYVGNVEWNETGPWTEIVGPVRERGGPAGLILKDGRIVAEWGDTTRTDMTFSIAKSYLSVLAGVAFGDGLIRDVEEPVGQSVDDPAFAGPHNGKITWRHLLQQSSEWQGQLFGKSDQVDHNRQIGPGADNSRKGQRRELKEPGSFYEYNDVRVNVLSYALLQLFRRPLPEVLRERIMDPIGASLDWRWEGYSSSFVQIDGKRIQAVPGGGHWGGGLFIGARDHARFGLLIGRKGAWNGRQLVSRDWIERSLTPSPTLGNYGYLWWLARGPAARPGLPQTAFSALGAGSNVIWVEPERDIVAVLRWINGASTEGFIDRLLAAQS; this is translated from the coding sequence GTGTCCGGTTCGTCCCAAGCCCAAGTCCGCGCCCATAGCCCCGCCCCGCATGGGGGCGCCTGGCAGACCATCGAGGCGACCGAGGCCGGCTTCGACGTTGCCCGGCTCGGCGAGGCCGTCGCCTTCGCGCAGGCCAATGAGAGCCCCTGGCCGCGCAGCCTCTACTACCCGGACGGCAGCTATGTCGGGAATGTCGAGTGGAACGAGACCGGCCCCTGGACCGAGATCGTCGGGCCGGTGCGCGAGCGTGGCGGACCGGCCGGGCTCATCCTGAAGGACGGGCGCATCGTCGCCGAATGGGGCGACACCACCCGCACCGACATGACCTTCTCGATCGCCAAGAGCTATCTCTCGGTGCTCGCCGGCGTCGCCTTCGGCGACGGGCTGATCCGCGATGTCGAGGAGCCGGTGGGCCAGAGCGTCGACGATCCGGCCTTCGCCGGGCCGCATAACGGCAAGATCACCTGGCGGCACCTGCTGCAGCAGTCGAGCGAGTGGCAGGGCCAGCTGTTCGGCAAGTCCGACCAGGTCGACCATAACCGCCAGATCGGCCCCGGCGCCGACAACAGCCGCAAGGGCCAGCGCCGCGAACTGAAGGAGCCGGGCTCCTTCTACGAGTACAACGACGTGCGCGTGAACGTCTTGTCCTACGCCCTGCTCCAGCTTTTTCGCCGGCCGCTGCCGGAGGTGCTGCGCGAGCGGATCATGGACCCGATCGGCGCCTCACTCGACTGGCGCTGGGAAGGCTACAGCTCGTCCTTCGTCCAGATCGACGGAAAGCGCATCCAGGCCGTGCCCGGCGGCGGGCATTGGGGCGGCGGGCTCTTCATCGGCGCGCGCGACCATGCCCGCTTCGGCCTGCTGATTGGGCGCAAGGGCGCATGGAACGGCCGGCAGCTCGTCTCCCGCGACTGGATCGAACGCTCGCTGACGCCCTCCCCCACGCTCGGCAACTACGGCTATCTCTGGTGGCTGGCGCGCGGCCCGGCGGCGCGGCCGGGCTTGCCCCAGACCGCCTTCTCGGCGCTCGGCGCCGGCAGCAACGTGATCTGGGTCGAGCCTGAGCGCGACATCGTGGCCGTGCTGCGCTGGATCAACGGCGCCTCGACCGAAGGCTTCATCGACCGGCTTCTGGCGGCGCAGAGCTGA
- the panB gene encoding 3-methyl-2-oxobutanoate hydroxymethyltransferase — protein sequence MSSQAQIRRLTALDIRSRKAAEPIVSLTAYTAPMAALADRHCDFLLVGDSLGMVVHGLDSTVPVTLEMMILHGQAVMRGSRRALIVIDMPFGSYEESPQQAFRNAARIMQETGCGAVKLEGGQRMARTIRFLIERGIPVMAHVGLTPQAVNVLGGFKAQGRERAEWPAIIADAEAVAEAGAFAVVLEAVAEPLAVEITAKLAIPTIGIGASAACDGQVLVLDDMLGLTGRVPKFVRLFGNLAEDVDRAVADYAAEVRARRFPGPEHVYAVKES from the coding sequence CGCAAGGCGGCTGAGCCGATCGTATCGCTGACCGCCTATACGGCGCCGATGGCGGCGCTGGCCGATCGCCACTGCGATTTCCTGCTCGTCGGGGATTCGCTGGGCATGGTCGTGCACGGCCTCGACAGTACCGTGCCCGTCACCCTGGAGATGATGATCCTGCACGGGCAGGCGGTGATGCGTGGCTCGCGGCGGGCGCTCATCGTCATCGACATGCCCTTCGGCAGCTATGAGGAGAGCCCGCAGCAGGCTTTCCGCAACGCCGCCCGCATCATGCAGGAGACCGGCTGTGGCGCCGTGAAGCTCGAAGGCGGGCAGCGCATGGCCCGGACCATCCGTTTCCTGATCGAGCGCGGCATCCCGGTGATGGCGCATGTCGGGCTGACGCCGCAGGCGGTGAATGTCCTCGGCGGCTTCAAGGCGCAGGGGCGTGAGCGCGCCGAATGGCCGGCGATCATCGCCGATGCGGAGGCGGTGGCCGAGGCCGGCGCCTTCGCCGTGGTGCTGGAGGCGGTGGCCGAGCCTCTCGCGGTCGAGATCACCGCCAAGCTCGCGATCCCGACCATCGGCATCGGCGCCTCGGCGGCCTGCGACGGCCAGGTGCTTGTGCTCGACGACATGCTCGGCCTGACCGGGCGCGTGCCGAAATTCGTCCGGTTGTTCGGCAATCTCGCGGAGGATGTCGACAGGGCGGTGGCGGACTATGCCGCGGAAGTCCGGGCCCGGCGCTTTCCGGGGCCGGAGCATGTCTATGCGGTGAAGGAGAGCTGA
- a CDS encoding multidrug effflux MFS transporter, with protein MTTTTDAPQLRAALVRPAPLWLLALITFSGTLAMHVFVPALPLAARDLGASAGSLQLTISFYILGLAFGQLFYGPISDRFGRRPVLMVGLTLYTLTSIAAALTPSAEALIATRLLQALGGCAGLVLGRAIVRDGSGMADSTRRLATMNLIVILGPGVAPLIGTAVSETLGWRAIFIGLAAMGIANLLLTWRVLPETARPGAGVDFRSVLSGYRRLLRSPVFLGYAVGGGLATTPMYAFISAAPFIFTTELGRPAHEVGTYLAFVVAGVWLGNLGSSRLVGRVRVGKLLTGGSAISLLGALTLLVSAASGHLSIATVLAGATLFTFGAGVASAPALAEAMSVDPHLAGSASGFYGFIQMAIGAFATSLSGLGGTPALASGLVLTAAALGAQLCFALALRASRLAAVQHLATLPEV; from the coding sequence ATGACGACGACGACCGATGCACCTCAGCTGCGAGCTGCGCTGGTGCGGCCCGCGCCGCTTTGGCTGCTGGCGCTGATCACCTTCAGCGGCACGCTCGCCATGCATGTCTTCGTGCCGGCGTTGCCGCTGGCTGCGCGCGATCTCGGCGCGAGCGCCGGCTCGCTCCAGCTCACGATCAGCTTCTACATCCTCGGGCTCGCCTTCGGGCAGCTCTTCTACGGGCCGATCTCTGACCGCTTCGGCCGCCGCCCGGTCCTCATGGTCGGGCTGACGCTCTATACCCTCACCAGCATCGCCGCCGCTCTGACGCCGAGCGCGGAAGCGCTGATCGCCACCCGGCTCCTGCAGGCGCTGGGCGGCTGTGCCGGGCTCGTCCTCGGCCGCGCGATCGTGCGCGACGGCTCGGGCATGGCCGATTCGACCCGGCGGCTCGCGACGATGAACCTGATCGTCATCCTCGGGCCGGGCGTCGCGCCACTGATCGGCACCGCCGTTTCGGAAACACTCGGCTGGCGCGCGATCTTCATCGGGCTTGCGGCGATGGGCATCGCCAACCTGCTGCTGACCTGGCGGGTGCTGCCGGAGACGGCGCGCCCGGGCGCCGGTGTCGATTTCCGCTCGGTGCTGAGCGGTTATCGGCGCCTGCTGCGCTCACCGGTCTTCCTCGGCTACGCCGTCGGCGGCGGCCTCGCCACCACGCCGATGTATGCCTTCATCAGCGCCGCACCCTTCATCTTCACCACCGAGCTCGGCCGGCCTGCTCACGAGGTCGGCACCTATCTCGCCTTCGTCGTGGCCGGCGTCTGGCTCGGCAATCTCGGCTCCAGCCGCCTTGTCGGCCGTGTCCGCGTCGGCAAGCTCCTCACGGGTGGCAGCGCGATCAGCCTGCTCGGCGCGCTGACCCTGCTGGTCAGTGCCGCGTCCGGCCATCTGAGCATCGCCACGGTCCTCGCCGGCGCCACGCTCTTCACCTTCGGGGCAGGCGTCGCCAGTGCCCCGGCGCTTGCCGAGGCGATGAGCGTCGATCCGCACCTGGCGGGCTCGGCCTCGGGTTTCTATGGCTTCATCCAGATGGCGATCGGAGCCTTCGCGACCTCGCTGTCAGGGTTGGGTGGCACTCCGGCGCTCGCATCCGGCCTCGTGCTGACCGCCGCGGCGCTCGGCGCCCAGCTCTGCTTCGCGCTCGCGCTGCGTGCGAGCCGGCTCGCCGCCGTCCAGCATCTCGCGACACTGCCGGAGGTGTGA
- a CDS encoding aspartate carbamoyltransferase catalytic subunit codes for MTSPAPLYPHRHLLGIEGLSHLDIEALLDRAEDYVALSRQVEKKAATLRGRTQINLFFEPSTRTQASFELAGKRLGADVMNMSVASSSVKKGETLIDTAATLNAMRPDIIVVRHHAAGAVNLLARKVSCSVVNAGDGAHEHPTQALLDALTIRRNKGRIQGLTVAICGDILHSRVARSNIILLNALGAKVRLIAPSTLMPPGIERMGVELFTDMNKGLEGADIVMMLRLQLERMHGAFVPSSKEYFRYYGLDREKLERAAPDALVMHPGPMNRGVEISSEVADGAQSLIREQVEMGVAVRMAVLDALAQHLPNV; via the coding sequence ATGACATCGCCAGCGCCGCTCTACCCGCACCGTCACCTGCTCGGCATCGAGGGGTTGTCCCATCTCGACATCGAGGCGCTGTTGGATCGGGCGGAGGACTATGTCGCGCTCTCGCGGCAGGTCGAGAAGAAGGCGGCGACGCTGCGCGGCCGCACCCAGATCAACCTGTTCTTCGAGCCTTCCACCCGCACCCAGGCCTCCTTCGAGCTCGCGGGCAAGCGCCTCGGCGCCGACGTCATGAACATGTCGGTTGCCTCCTCCTCGGTGAAGAAGGGCGAAACGCTGATCGACACCGCCGCGACGCTGAACGCGATGCGGCCCGACATCATCGTCGTGCGCCATCATGCCGCCGGCGCGGTCAACCTGCTCGCCCGCAAGGTGAGCTGCTCGGTGGTGAATGCCGGCGACGGTGCCCATGAGCACCCGACGCAGGCCCTTCTCGACGCGCTGACGATCCGCCGCAACAAGGGCCGCATCCAGGGACTGACGGTGGCGATCTGCGGCGACATCCTGCATTCGCGCGTCGCCCGCTCCAACATCATCCTGCTCAACGCGCTCGGCGCCAAGGTTCGCCTGATCGCGCCCTCGACGCTGATGCCGCCCGGCATCGAGCGCATGGGGGTCGAGCTCTTCACCGACATGAACAAAGGGCTGGAAGGTGCTGACATCGTGATGATGCTGCGCCTCCAGCTCGAACGCATGCATGGCGCCTTCGTGCCGTCCTCGAAGGAGTATTTCCGCTATTACGGTCTCGACCGCGAGAAGCTGGAGCGCGCCGCGCCCGACGCGCTGGTGATGCATCCCGGGCCGATGAACCGCGGCGTCGAGATTTCCTCGGAGGTTGCCGACGGCGCCCAATCCCTGATCCGCGAGCAGGTCGAGATGGGCGTCGCGGTTCGCATGGCGGTGCTGGACGCGCTCGCGCAGCACCTGCCGAATGTCTGA